In the Streptomyces sp. NBC_00193 genome, GGTGAAACCGGCCAGCTTCTCCGCGATGTTCACCACGTGCCCCGTGCCTGCCGCCGGGCCGCCGTTCTCGTGCGTGCTCCCGGGTGTCGTCATCTCGGGTGCCGTCATCTCTGGTGTCGTCATGCGGACAGGCTGCCGGGGTGCGGGCCGACCGTCTTGTACGTTCCTGACATGTCGGCTGCGATACGTCCGCACAGCACGGTCTCGGCCTGGCAGCCGCCGGTGCCGGGCATCGCCGAGGTGTTCCACGCCCGGTTCACCGACCACGCCTACCCCGCGCACGTCCACGACACGTGGGCGCTGATGATCCTCGACGGCGGCCGCGTCGACTTCGGGCTCGACCGCGAACGGCACGGCGTGGGCGGCTCGGACACGGTGGCCCTGCTGCCGCCCGGGGTGGTGCACGACGGGCGGACCGTCACCGAGGCGGGCTTCCGCAAGCGGGTGCTCTACCTCGACGCCTCCGTGCTCCCGGAGTCGCTGACCGGCGCCGCCGTCGACGCGCCGCTGCTGCTCGACGCCGACCTGCGGGACCGGGTGCACGGACTGCACCGCGCGCTGGGCGCCCGGGAGTTGCCGGCCGACGCGGTCGAGAGGCTGGAGGCGCAGTCGCGGCTCGCCTTCGTCCAGGAGCGGCTGCGCACGTGGCTGGAGGGGCGACCGGTGGTCCCGTACGGGGCTCCGGGCCCGGATACGGCCGTACGACTGCGCGAGCTCCTCGATGCGCGGGTCCTCGGCGGGATCACCTTGGAGGAGGCTTCCGCGCTTCTGGGGCACGCCCATCCCACCCACCTGATCCGCAGCTTCCGGCAGGCGTTCGGGCTCCCTCCGCACGCCTACCTCACCGTTCTGCGGGTCGCGAAGGCGCGGCGGCTGCTGCTGGCGGGGATGCGGCCGGCCGAGGCCGCGGTGGCGGCGGGCTTCTACGACCAGGCGCACCTGACACGGCACTTCGGGCGGCACGT is a window encoding:
- a CDS encoding AraC family transcriptional regulator encodes the protein MSAAIRPHSTVSAWQPPVPGIAEVFHARFTDHAYPAHVHDTWALMILDGGRVDFGLDRERHGVGGSDTVALLPPGVVHDGRTVTEAGFRKRVLYLDASVLPESLTGAAVDAPLLLDADLRDRVHGLHRALGARELPADAVERLEAQSRLAFVQERLRTWLEGRPVVPYGAPGPDTAVRLRELLDARVLGGITLEEASALLGHAHPTHLIRSFRQAFGLPPHAYLTVLRVAKARRLLLAGMRPAEAAVAAGFYDQAHLTRHFGRHVGISPARFARSGRM